One stretch of Comamonas testosteroni DNA includes these proteins:
- a CDS encoding GNAT family N-acetyltransferase, with amino-acid sequence MHVRSYRPGDEIAPWQVFHDAVHQLAVNHYGQVQLDAWAPQSPDWMEWRQRIQTLKPFVAFCADDLPMGYADLQANGYVDHFFVAPQYARQGVSRLLHAHIELTARQSGLPELSADVSLNAQAFFAHFGFELQRQQIPVIRGIALSNARMRKTL; translated from the coding sequence ATGCATGTACGCAGCTATCGCCCCGGAGATGAAATCGCGCCATGGCAGGTGTTTCACGATGCTGTTCATCAACTGGCAGTGAATCACTACGGCCAGGTACAGCTTGATGCCTGGGCGCCACAGAGCCCCGACTGGATGGAGTGGCGTCAGCGCATCCAGACACTCAAGCCTTTTGTCGCCTTCTGCGCCGATGACTTACCCATGGGTTATGCCGATCTGCAGGCCAATGGCTATGTCGACCACTTTTTTGTGGCTCCGCAATACGCCCGCCAGGGCGTGAGCCGATTGCTGCATGCACATATCGAACTGACAGCACGGCAAAGCGGCCTGCCTGAGCTGAGCGCCGATGTCAGTCTCAATGCCCAGGCTTTCTTCGCACATTTCGGCTTTGAGCTACAACGCCAACAAATCCCCGTCATACGTGGCATTGCCCTGAGCAACGCGCGTATGCGAAAAACCCTTTGA
- the murI gene encoding glutamate racemase, protein MPTPHSPIGIFDSGVGGLSVLQALRHELPHEQFVYLADSGNAPYGDARGDAFVQERSLAIAKYLLEQHDIKILVIACNTATAAAVELLRERLPQLPVIGVEPAIKPASFSSQTHHVGVIATRGTISSQRVARLVSEHGQRAEFHLQACDGLARAIEQSTELALPEDAGATEIRALCAKYTSALGSFGHKTGQMDTLVLGCTHYVFVKDDLRTLLGPDIQFLDTGAPVARQTRRMLEQRNLLGAETDGSLQLAQADQIQLMTTGRLTAMQAAAQRWLDLPVDCSQAVHVCSPSAMPTPA, encoded by the coding sequence ATGCCCACTCCTCACTCCCCCATCGGTATTTTTGATAGCGGTGTGGGCGGCCTCAGCGTGCTGCAGGCACTGCGCCATGAGCTGCCGCACGAGCAGTTTGTCTATCTGGCCGACAGCGGCAATGCGCCCTATGGCGATGCGCGCGGCGATGCATTTGTGCAGGAGCGCAGTCTGGCCATTGCGAAATACCTGCTGGAGCAGCACGACATCAAGATTCTCGTGATTGCCTGCAATACAGCCACCGCTGCGGCCGTGGAACTGTTGCGCGAACGCCTGCCGCAACTGCCCGTCATCGGCGTGGAGCCGGCCATCAAGCCAGCCTCTTTTTCCAGCCAGACCCATCATGTGGGCGTGATAGCGACCCGAGGCACCATCTCCAGCCAACGCGTGGCGCGCCTGGTGTCGGAGCATGGCCAGCGCGCCGAGTTCCACCTCCAAGCCTGCGACGGCCTGGCCAGGGCGATCGAGCAAAGCACGGAGCTGGCATTGCCCGAGGATGCAGGCGCCACGGAGATCAGAGCACTCTGCGCAAAGTACACAAGCGCTTTAGGCAGTTTCGGCCATAAGACAGGGCAGATGGATACGCTGGTGCTGGGCTGCACCCACTATGTGTTTGTCAAGGACGATTTGCGCACCCTGCTGGGGCCCGATATTCAGTTCCTGGACACCGGCGCCCCGGTGGCACGCCAGACCCGGCGCATGCTTGAGCAGCGCAATCTGCTGGGAGCCGAGACCGATGGGTCGCTGCAGCTGGCCCAGGCCGATCAGATACAGCTCATGACAACCGGCCGCCTGACGGCCATGCAGGCCGCGGCCCAGCGTTGGCTGGATCTGCCCGTCGATTGCAGCCAGGCCGTCCACGTGTGCTCGCCCAGCGCGATGCCCACCCCCGCCTGA
- a CDS encoding DUF6806 family protein, producing the protein MSSYNAAFEIHVHGQVLLRADVTYEQLQDALRPLWAYAGARSLTDGEGSLYEEEPGIQFDAKEHLLQMCWTVRGDDDFRQSLDDMCMGLNELAEQGSPIEVTFYDTEFDEEEAPAEAQSRDDFLMLFVGPNPAAIMQVQRDLLVQDVINMMERHFDGAELGGVVQEIDKLFSQRFEALVSSLELGKPPRGGSGGSASGHGGNRRPRHLH; encoded by the coding sequence ATGTCTAGTTACAACGCTGCTTTTGAAATTCATGTCCACGGACAGGTTCTGCTCCGTGCTGATGTTACGTATGAGCAGCTGCAAGATGCATTGCGCCCCTTGTGGGCCTATGCTGGTGCGCGCTCATTGACTGATGGCGAGGGAAGTCTCTATGAAGAAGAGCCCGGCATTCAGTTCGACGCCAAGGAACATCTGCTGCAGATGTGCTGGACCGTGCGTGGTGACGATGACTTTCGTCAGTCCCTGGACGATATGTGCATGGGGCTCAACGAGCTGGCCGAGCAGGGTTCGCCCATCGAGGTGACTTTCTACGACACCGAGTTCGATGAGGAAGAGGCTCCTGCCGAGGCGCAAAGCCGCGATGACTTCCTGATGCTGTTTGTCGGCCCCAATCCCGCAGCCATCATGCAGGTGCAGCGCGATTTGCTGGTGCAGGATGTCATCAACATGATGGAGCGTCACTTTGACGGCGCAGAGCTCGGCGGAGTGGTGCAAGAGATCGACAAGCTGTTCTCGCAGCGCTTCGAAGCCCTGGTCAGCTCGCTGGAACTGGGCAAGCCGCCACGTGGTGGATCGGGGGGCTCGGCCTCCGGTCATGGTGGCAATCGCCGCCCTCGTCATTTGCATTGA
- a CDS encoding FadD3 family acyl-CoA ligase, translated as MSKPNQNAMPESSLTLPGMLADVVSRFAGRAAIVENGKSISYAQLQQLSRLAARALMSLGVQAGDRVALWAPNLSEWIVAACGVHAAGGVLVPLNTRMKGAEAADILERSRARVLVCVGDFLNNYYPDLLNGLRPVTLHQVVVLGNKVLPSADMNWAQFMARADGTTAEAQQQREARIKPDDTADLMFTSGTTGRPKGVMCAHRPTILAFKAWSEVVGLTEGSRYLIVNPFFHTFGYKAGWVAALLQGSTVYPEQVFDAQAILRRIESDRISFLPGPPTLFLSMLAHPGLKNFDLSSLKSSVTGASTVPPILIKRMREELGIQNVTTAYGLTECGGCATLCEPSDNVETVANTCGKALPGTEVRCVDEQGQPVAPGEAGEVLLRGYHIMQGYFEDEKATAETIDADGWLHTGDVGVLDERGYLRITDRLKDMFIVGGFNCYPAEIERMLSNHPEVAQVAVVGVADERMGEVGCACVVARDGVALDQEAFIAWCRANMANYKVPRFVLQLDGLPVNASNKVQKRDLLQIVKSRLAPVSQPA; from the coding sequence ATGTCGAAACCCAACCAGAATGCGATGCCCGAGTCTTCGCTGACCTTGCCCGGGATGCTGGCTGACGTGGTCAGTCGCTTTGCCGGTCGCGCGGCGATTGTCGAAAACGGCAAGTCCATCAGCTATGCCCAGCTGCAGCAGCTGAGCCGCCTGGCTGCACGTGCCTTGATGAGTCTGGGTGTGCAGGCTGGGGATCGTGTGGCTCTGTGGGCGCCCAATCTCAGCGAGTGGATCGTTGCCGCCTGTGGTGTGCATGCTGCGGGCGGCGTGCTGGTGCCCTTGAACACCCGCATGAAGGGCGCCGAGGCTGCCGATATTCTCGAGCGCAGCCGTGCCAGGGTGCTGGTGTGCGTGGGGGACTTCCTGAACAACTACTACCCGGATCTGCTGAACGGCCTGCGTCCTGTCACACTGCATCAGGTGGTGGTGCTCGGTAACAAGGTGCTGCCTAGCGCAGATATGAACTGGGCGCAGTTCATGGCCAGGGCCGATGGCACGACGGCCGAAGCCCAGCAGCAGCGTGAAGCCCGGATCAAGCCTGACGATACGGCCGATCTGATGTTCACTTCCGGCACCACGGGACGTCCCAAGGGAGTGATGTGCGCGCACCGCCCGACGATTCTGGCTTTCAAGGCCTGGTCGGAGGTGGTAGGCTTGACCGAAGGCAGCCGATACCTGATCGTCAATCCGTTCTTTCACACCTTTGGCTACAAGGCCGGCTGGGTGGCAGCCTTGCTGCAGGGCTCTACCGTCTATCCCGAGCAGGTATTTGATGCGCAGGCCATCTTGCGTCGCATCGAGAGCGACCGTATCAGCTTCTTGCCAGGCCCGCCGACCCTGTTTCTGTCCATGCTGGCGCATCCAGGGCTCAAGAATTTCGATCTGAGTTCTTTGAAGTCCTCCGTGACCGGTGCTTCCACAGTACCCCCCATTCTCATCAAGCGCATGCGCGAGGAGTTGGGCATCCAGAATGTCACCACGGCCTACGGCCTGACGGAGTGCGGTGGTTGTGCCACGCTCTGCGAACCCTCCGACAATGTGGAAACCGTGGCCAATACCTGTGGCAAGGCCCTGCCGGGGACCGAGGTGCGCTGTGTGGACGAGCAAGGACAGCCTGTTGCTCCAGGCGAAGCCGGGGAGGTGCTGCTGCGCGGCTATCACATCATGCAGGGCTACTTCGAGGATGAGAAGGCCACGGCAGAAACCATTGATGCAGATGGCTGGTTGCATACCGGCGATGTGGGCGTGCTTGACGAGCGCGGCTATCTGCGCATTACCGACCGCCTCAAGGATATGTTCATCGTGGGCGGCTTCAACTGCTACCCTGCAGAAATCGAGCGCATGCTGTCCAACCACCCCGAGGTGGCGCAGGTTGCCGTGGTCGGGGTGGCAGACGAGCGCATGGGCGAGGTAGGCTGTGCCTGCGTGGTGGCACGCGACGGCGTGGCACTGGACCAGGAGGCCTTCATCGCCTGGTGCCGTGCCAATATGGCCAACTACAAGGTGCCGCGCTTTGTGCTGCAGCTCGATGGCCTGCCCGTCAATGCCTCCAACAAGGTGCAAAAGCGCGATCTGCTGCAGATCGTCAAGAGCAGGCTCGCACCTGTTTCACAGCCGGCCTGA
- a CDS encoding ferredoxin--NADP reductase, producing the protein MSSEATTTASRYHPLRVRAVIDETHDTKSIVFEVPEALAEQFSYRPGQFLTLRLPIEGRYVPRCYSMSSAPMLDDALRVTVKRVDKGRGSNWVCDRVQVGDSIELMPPSGLFSPRNLSQNFLLLAGGSGITPVFSILRTVLKQHQGNVVLFYANRDERSVIFRKDLQQLAAEYPDRLQVIHWLDSVQGAPSQKQLAAWATPWVADAGQAFICGPGPFMDAAQAAMIEAGMPAEQVHVERFVSLPDEETLQLMQEATAPVEAAVDQALVQLRLDGEEYEFNCSGTETILEAGLRAGINVPYSCQAGMCASCMCQVQDGSVHLRHNEVLDAKDLSRKWTLACQSLPTSEKLRVKFPE; encoded by the coding sequence ATGAGCAGTGAAGCCACAACAACCGCGTCGCGGTATCACCCGCTGCGCGTGCGCGCGGTGATTGACGAGACGCACGATACCAAGTCAATTGTGTTCGAGGTGCCAGAGGCTCTGGCTGAGCAATTCAGCTATAGGCCCGGCCAGTTTCTGACTCTGCGACTGCCTATCGAGGGCCGCTATGTGCCTCGCTGCTACTCCATGTCCAGTGCCCCGATGCTCGACGATGCCTTGCGGGTGACTGTCAAGCGCGTCGACAAGGGACGAGGTTCCAACTGGGTTTGCGACAGGGTTCAGGTGGGTGACTCCATCGAGCTGATGCCTCCCTCGGGCCTGTTCTCGCCCCGGAATCTGTCTCAGAACTTTCTGCTGCTGGCCGGTGGCAGCGGAATCACACCGGTGTTCTCCATCTTGCGCACCGTACTCAAGCAGCATCAGGGCAATGTGGTGCTGTTCTATGCCAACCGCGATGAGCGCTCGGTGATCTTCAGGAAGGACCTGCAGCAGCTGGCGGCCGAGTATCCAGATCGCCTGCAGGTCATTCACTGGCTGGACTCTGTGCAAGGCGCGCCTTCGCAGAAGCAGCTCGCAGCCTGGGCCACGCCCTGGGTGGCCGATGCAGGCCAGGCCTTTATCTGCGGGCCGGGCCCCTTCATGGATGCCGCGCAGGCCGCGATGATCGAGGCCGGCATGCCTGCCGAGCAGGTACATGTGGAGCGCTTTGTCTCTCTGCCTGACGAGGAGACTCTGCAGCTGATGCAGGAGGCAACTGCTCCCGTGGAGGCAGCTGTCGACCAGGCCCTGGTGCAGCTGCGTCTGGACGGCGAGGAATACGAATTCAACTGCAGTGGCACGGAGACCATTCTGGAGGCCGGACTGCGCGCTGGCATCAATGTGCCCTACTCCTGCCAGGCTGGCATGTGCGCATCCTGCATGTGCCAGGTGCAGGACGGCAGCGTACATCTGCGACACAACGAAGTGCTGGATGCCAAGGATCTGTCCAGGAAGTGGACGCTTGCCTGTCAATCCTTGCCCACCAGCGAAAAGCTGCGCGTCAAATTTCCGGAGTAA
- a CDS encoding monovalent cation/H+ antiporter subunit D: MTGWIEHLMPHLMLAPIMLPMLTAALMLFLREERQRLKLGMNILSTTVSLVIVVMLLGWTNQAGSAVTMSVYMPGNWPAPFGIALALDRLTALMLLVTYVVALAALVFSAARWHKAGVHFHPLFQLQLMGLSGAFITADLFNLFVFFEIMLAASYGLLLHGSGSTRIQAGLHYIAINLAASSLFLIGVSMLYGITGTLNMADLARAIPQVQDADRGLLHAAAGVLGTAFLIKAALWPLNFWLVPGYSAATAPVGALFALMTKVGVYVILRLWTLLFSSEAGASALFGSTWLIVGGMLTMAFGAIGMLGSQRLTHLAGFAAILSSGTLLAATGFGQNLLTAGLLYYLPGSTLAVAALFLIADVVDRWRVDDDAGEPYEDNEAPFLNAELLPTEGFNLDDDEELMIGRAFPAAAAFLGLSFMACTLLISGLPPLSGFLGKFAMLTSLLNPLGMGTSSGVKAGPLGWSMVALLIITGLMALVALTRTGIRHFWANPEQNAPSLKVAEGLPIVALLLCCVVLTIKADDVMRYTQRAANALHSPDVYVRTVLGLAPVPAPKEKKAQEAAGPEAAARAAALEMQAEPVPGIGDESEAAQDAATQTAASAQKEEGRP; encoded by the coding sequence ATGACCGGGTGGATTGAGCATCTGATGCCGCACCTGATGCTGGCTCCCATCATGCTGCCCATGCTGACGGCAGCGCTGATGCTGTTTTTGCGTGAAGAGCGTCAGCGCCTGAAGCTGGGCATGAACATCCTGTCCACCACTGTCAGTCTGGTGATCGTGGTCATGCTGCTGGGCTGGACCAACCAGGCGGGCTCTGCCGTCACCATGTCGGTCTATATGCCCGGCAACTGGCCGGCGCCCTTTGGCATCGCGCTGGCGCTGGACAGGCTGACTGCCCTGATGCTGCTGGTCACCTATGTGGTGGCACTGGCCGCGCTGGTGTTTTCCGCTGCGCGCTGGCACAAGGCCGGAGTGCACTTCCACCCCTTGTTCCAGCTGCAGCTGATGGGGCTCAGCGGGGCCTTCATCACGGCAGACCTGTTCAATCTGTTTGTGTTCTTCGAGATCATGCTGGCAGCCTCTTACGGTTTGCTGCTGCATGGTTCCGGCAGCACGCGCATTCAGGCAGGTCTTCACTATATCGCCATCAATCTGGCAGCGTCTTCGCTGTTCCTGATCGGCGTGTCCATGCTCTACGGCATTACCGGAACGCTCAATATGGCCGATCTGGCCCGGGCCATTCCGCAGGTGCAGGATGCTGACCGCGGCCTGCTGCATGCGGCAGCGGGTGTGCTGGGCACGGCATTTCTGATCAAGGCGGCGCTATGGCCGCTGAACTTCTGGCTGGTGCCAGGCTACAGCGCGGCGACCGCGCCCGTGGGCGCCCTGTTTGCGCTCATGACCAAGGTGGGGGTCTATGTCATCTTGCGCCTGTGGACCCTGCTGTTCAGCTCGGAAGCCGGGGCATCGGCCCTGTTTGGCAGCACCTGGCTGATCGTGGGCGGCATGCTGACCATGGCTTTTGGTGCCATCGGCATGCTGGGCTCGCAGCGGCTGACCCATCTGGCGGGCTTCGCCGCCATTCTTTCGTCCGGCACTCTGCTGGCCGCGACGGGTTTTGGCCAGAATCTGCTGACCGCGGGCCTGCTGTATTACCTGCCGGGCTCCACGCTGGCCGTGGCGGCCCTGTTCCTGATTGCCGATGTGGTGGACCGCTGGCGCGTGGATGACGATGCGGGCGAGCCCTATGAGGACAATGAAGCGCCATTCCTCAATGCAGAACTGTTGCCCACCGAAGGCTTCAATCTCGACGATGATGAAGAGCTCATGATCGGCCGGGCCTTCCCGGCAGCGGCGGCTTTTCTGGGTCTGAGCTTCATGGCCTGCACCTTGCTGATCTCGGGCCTGCCGCCACTGTCCGGCTTTCTCGGCAAATTTGCCATGCTGACCAGTCTGCTCAACCCGCTGGGCATGGGTACATCCAGTGGAGTGAAGGCAGGTCCGCTGGGCTGGAGCATGGTGGCCTTGCTCATCATCACGGGTTTGATGGCGTTGGTGGCACTCACGCGCACCGGCATCCGGCATTTCTGGGCCAATCCGGAGCAGAACGCGCCATCACTCAAGGTGGCGGAAGGCTTGCCCATCGTCGCACTGCTGCTGTGCTGTGTGGTGCTGACGATCAAAGCCGATGACGTGATGCGCTATACCCAGCGGGCTGCCAATGCACTGCATTCGCCCGATGTCTATGTGCGTACCGTCCTGGGTCTTGCTCCGGTCCCCGCGCCCAAGGAAAAGAAGGCTCAGGAGGCCGCGGGTCCCGAGGCGGCGGCACGTGCTGCAGCGCTGGAAATGCAGGCGGAGCCCGTCCCGGGTATTGGCGATGAAAGCGAAGCTGCGCAGGATGCCGCTACTCAGACCGCAGCCTCGGCTCAGAAAGAGGAGGGCCGTCCATGA
- a CDS encoding M48 family metallopeptidase has translation MKPIPTPKYSGAVTQQLRKDRAARVSVGEEGTNASVPLALPYLSGYAPSLQNQVRDWLLSGKAGDWLLRKYPQAHSVRTDRALYDYVDAFKVQYLRNAGQLHKVAYDSKIHVVRNALGLHTRRAIAHGGRLNARHEIHVAAMFKQAPDAFLRMICVHELAHIRIMDHDKAFYQLCTHMEPDYHQLEFDVRFYLSYLDQGGQLLWV, from the coding sequence ATGAAGCCCATTCCTACACCCAAGTATTCAGGAGCCGTCACTCAGCAACTGCGCAAGGACAGGGCTGCGCGCGTCAGCGTGGGCGAAGAAGGGACGAATGCATCCGTGCCGCTGGCATTGCCCTATCTCTCGGGCTACGCGCCATCGCTGCAGAATCAGGTGCGCGACTGGCTGCTCTCGGGCAAGGCCGGTGACTGGCTGCTGCGCAAATATCCGCAGGCCCATTCGGTTCGCACGGACAGGGCGCTCTATGACTATGTCGATGCGTTCAAGGTGCAATATCTGCGCAATGCAGGGCAGTTGCACAAGGTGGCCTACGACAGCAAGATTCATGTAGTGCGCAATGCCCTGGGTCTGCATACGCGGCGTGCGATTGCGCATGGAGGCCGGCTCAATGCCCGGCACGAGATCCATGTGGCGGCCATGTTCAAGCAGGCGCCTGATGCCTTTTTGCGCATGATTTGCGTGCATGAGCTGGCGCATATCCGCATCATGGATCACGACAAGGCTTTCTATCAGTTATGCACGCATATGGAGCCTGATTACCATCAGTTGGAGTTCGATGTGCGTTTTTATCTCAGTTATCTGGACCAGGGCGGCCAACTGCTCTGGGTCTGA
- a CDS encoding monovalent cation/H+ antiporter subunit A codes for MPLIYLILLPFAGSLLAALLPANARNTESTLAGVIALICAIQVGMLFPEMADGAVLRQEISWLPALGLNLVIRMDGFAWLFSMLVFGIGALVVLYARYYMSPTDPVPRFFSFFLAFMGAMAGVVLSGNIIQLVFFWELTSLFSFLLIGYWYHRKDARRGARMALTVTGTGGLAMLVGMLVLGHIVGSYDLDNVLAAGQQIRDSHLYLLALVLILLGALTKSAQFPFQFWLPNAMAAPTPVSAYLHSATMVKAGVFLLARLWPVLADTDAWFWLVGGAGAMTLLIGGYCAMFQHDLKGLLAYSTISHLGLITLLLGLNSKLAAVAAVFHIMNHATFKASLFMAAGIVDHESGTRDIRRLSGLRFMMPITATLACVASAAMAGVPLLNGFISKEMFFAETVYLDAAPWVKTVLPVVATVAGMFSVAYSLRFTFDVFFGPQANDLPHEPHEPPHWMRVPVELLVLACLIVGIFPAWAVGGFLAVAATPVVGGDLPQYSLAIWHGWNMPLIMSLVALAGGIVLYTMLRWQRTVGHFDTTPVLGRVSGRKIFENLLARITWLGRAGRRSLSTRRLQWQMLWLVCVALVAAALPMWLWGMKLGNRGTLPVSSAFVLLWAIGCLCALGTAWKAKYHRMTALIMLGGTGLCTVLTFLWFSAPDLALTQLVVEVATTVLILLGLRWLPKRDKNMRAADNADARAKARRLRDLVLSLIVGGGMAWLAFAMMSRPFYESTSTFFLENALGGGGGTNVVNVMLVDFRGFDTFGEIVVLGIVAIVIYALLRRFRPAREAMDIPEQQRYVPGDLQTDLLNPRNASDTAVGYLMVPAVLVRLLLPFATLVAAYIFVRGHNQPGGGFVAGLVFSVALLMQYIISGTHWVEAHLPLYPRRWIAAGLLFALGTGLGSVAVGYPFLTSHSFDFSLPLVGHVHLASATFFDIGVFALVVGSTMLILTAIAHQSVRGHRFHARLLEEQEQEARKAEAEVQAATAAALARGGM; via the coding sequence ATGCCCTTGATATACCTCATCCTCCTACCTTTTGCAGGCAGCCTTCTGGCTGCCTTATTGCCTGCGAACGCGCGCAATACTGAATCAACACTCGCGGGTGTGATTGCGCTGATATGCGCTATTCAGGTGGGAATGCTGTTCCCGGAAATGGCTGATGGAGCGGTGCTCAGGCAGGAGATTTCCTGGCTGCCGGCGCTGGGGCTGAACCTGGTGATCCGCATGGACGGGTTTGCCTGGCTGTTCTCCATGCTGGTTTTCGGCATCGGTGCGCTGGTGGTGCTCTACGCGCGCTACTACATGTCGCCCACTGATCCTGTACCGCGCTTTTTCTCGTTTTTCCTGGCCTTCATGGGGGCCATGGCGGGGGTGGTGCTCTCGGGAAACATCATTCAGCTGGTGTTTTTCTGGGAGCTGACCAGTCTTTTCTCGTTTCTGCTGATTGGCTACTGGTATCACCGCAAGGACGCACGCCGGGGCGCGCGCATGGCATTGACGGTCACGGGCACTGGCGGGCTGGCCATGCTGGTGGGCATGCTGGTGCTGGGTCATATCGTGGGCAGCTATGACCTCGACAATGTGCTGGCTGCTGGGCAGCAGATTCGCGACAGTCACCTCTATCTGTTGGCATTGGTGCTGATTTTGCTTGGTGCGCTCACCAAAAGTGCTCAATTCCCATTCCAGTTCTGGCTGCCCAATGCCATGGCGGCGCCTACGCCCGTGTCGGCCTATCTGCACTCTGCGACCATGGTCAAGGCCGGCGTGTTTTTGCTGGCACGGCTGTGGCCGGTGCTGGCAGACACCGATGCATGGTTCTGGTTGGTCGGTGGAGCCGGTGCCATGACGCTGTTGATTGGCGGCTATTGCGCGATGTTCCAGCATGATCTCAAGGGCTTGCTCGCGTACTCAACGATTTCGCACCTGGGTCTGATTACCTTGCTGCTGGGCCTGAACAGCAAGCTGGCCGCCGTGGCCGCAGTTTTTCACATCATGAATCACGCGACCTTCAAGGCTTCGCTGTTCATGGCTGCAGGCATTGTGGACCATGAAAGCGGCACGCGTGACATCCGGCGTCTCTCGGGTTTGCGCTTCATGATGCCGATCACGGCCACGCTGGCCTGTGTGGCCAGTGCCGCGATGGCTGGTGTGCCGCTGCTCAACGGATTCATCTCCAAGGAAATGTTCTTTGCCGAGACGGTCTATCTGGATGCAGCGCCCTGGGTCAAGACCGTGCTGCCCGTGGTTGCGACCGTGGCGGGTATGTTCAGCGTGGCCTATTCGCTGCGCTTTACGTTCGATGTCTTTTTTGGCCCCCAGGCAAACGATCTCCCTCACGAGCCGCACGAGCCACCGCACTGGATGCGCGTGCCGGTGGAGCTGCTCGTCCTGGCTTGCCTGATCGTCGGCATCTTCCCGGCCTGGGCGGTGGGCGGTTTTCTGGCTGTCGCTGCGACTCCAGTCGTAGGCGGTGACTTGCCTCAGTACAGTCTGGCCATCTGGCATGGCTGGAACATGCCGCTGATCATGAGCCTGGTGGCGCTGGCCGGCGGTATCGTGCTCTACACCATGCTGCGCTGGCAGCGAACGGTCGGACACTTCGACACCACGCCCGTGCTGGGCCGTGTCAGCGGTCGCAAGATTTTTGAGAATCTGCTGGCTCGCATCACCTGGCTGGGCAGGGCAGGGCGCCGCAGTCTGTCCACGCGCCGCCTGCAGTGGCAGATGCTGTGGCTGGTCTGCGTTGCTCTGGTGGCAGCAGCATTGCCAATGTGGCTATGGGGCATGAAGCTGGGCAATCGCGGCACTTTGCCCGTGTCTTCGGCTTTTGTGCTGCTCTGGGCGATTGGCTGCCTGTGTGCACTGGGCACAGCCTGGAAAGCCAAGTACCACCGGATGACCGCATTGATCATGCTCGGCGGCACGGGGCTGTGCACGGTGCTGACCTTCCTCTGGTTCTCGGCTCCCGATCTGGCTCTGACCCAGCTGGTAGTTGAAGTCGCCACCACGGTGCTGATCCTGCTGGGGCTGCGCTGGCTGCCTAAACGGGACAAGAATATGCGTGCGGCCGATAACGCCGATGCCAGGGCCAAGGCACGCCGCCTGCGCGATCTGGTGCTGTCGCTGATTGTCGGCGGCGGCATGGCCTGGCTGGCGTTTGCCATGATGAGCCGGCCTTTCTATGAAAGCACCTCCACCTTCTTCCTCGAAAACGCGCTGGGCGGCGGTGGCGGCACCAATGTGGTCAATGTGATGCTGGTGGACTTCCGCGGCTTCGATACCTTTGGCGAAATCGTGGTGCTGGGCATTGTGGCCATCGTCATCTATGCGCTGCTGCGCCGCTTCCGTCCCGCACGCGAGGCCATGGACATCCCGGAGCAGCAGCGCTATGTGCCTGGCGATTTGCAGACCGACCTGCTCAACCCGCGCAATGCCAGCGATACAGCCGTGGGCTACCTGATGGTGCCAGCTGTGCTGGTGCGGCTGCTGCTGCCGTTTGCGACGCTGGTGGCTGCCTATATCTTTGTGCGCGGCCATAACCAGCCTGGCGGCGGGTTTGTGGCGGGGCTGGTGTTTTCGGTCGCCTTGCTGATGCAATACATCATCTCGGGCACGCATTGGGTGGAGGCGCATCTGCCGCTGTATCCGCGTCGCTGGATTGCCGCGGGTCTGCTGTTTGCACTGGGCACGGGCCTGGGCTCTGTGGCCGTTGGCTACCCCTTCCTGACCAGCCACAGCTTTGACTTTTCGCTGCCGTTGGTGGGGCATGTGCATCTCGCCAGCGCCACCTTCTTCGATATTGGCGTGTTTGCGCTGGTGGTGGGATCCACCATGCTGATCCTGACAGCGATCGCTCACCAGTCGGTGCGCGGACATCGCTTCCATGCGCGCTTGCTGGAAGAGCAGGAACAAGAGGCCAGGAAGGCCGAGGCCGAGGTGCAGGCCGCCACAGCTGCAGCACTGGCAAGGGGAGGTATGTAA
- a CDS encoding Na+/H+ antiporter subunit C: protein MEIVLAIAIGVLTGSGVWLLLRPRSYQVIMGLALLSYAVNLFIFSMGRQGLSINKVPVLQNGVPTDLSHYADPMPQALVLTAIVIGFAMTALFLVVLLASRGASGNDHVDGMHSRTEQEML, encoded by the coding sequence ATGGAAATCGTTCTGGCCATTGCCATCGGTGTGCTCACCGGCTCGGGCGTCTGGCTGCTGCTGCGCCCGCGCAGCTACCAGGTCATCATGGGGCTGGCGCTGCTGTCATATGCCGTCAATCTGTTCATTTTCTCCATGGGACGTCAGGGCCTGTCGATCAACAAGGTGCCGGTGCTGCAAAACGGTGTACCGACCGATTTGTCGCACTATGCCGACCCCATGCCACAGGCCCTGGTGCTGACCGCCATCGTCATCGGCTTTGCCATGACGGCGCTGTTCCTGGTCGTGCTGCTGGCATCGCGCGGCGCTTCTGGAAACGACCATGTGGATGGCATGCACTCGCGTACCGAACAGGAAATGCTATGA